One genomic window of Bos taurus isolate L1 Dominette 01449 registration number 42190680 breed Hereford chromosome Y, ARS-UCD2.0, whole genome shotgun sequence includes the following:
- the LOC132344711 gene encoding zinc finger protein 280B-like → MEPPWMSCEEEQEPEPQKSEGETKLVNDEDAELILVGVEHVHEDDDVIFVGMTSNSKPVISNVLNRVNPGSCSRRNRYGHFRKDNAQKLQPVSHVTPTSEAKTVLPLSVSESRSTDSPIIIEPLSKADSKNISPQIVPNSFSELCSPLITFTSSLQHPVETAVSAGDMDKSPRVSKRLSTSETNSTSPKRPTLSDGIIGEHSLALSLSGTFHTVTTQQSTPDSVHNSLSHVQSGEPCPTAFPKDNVHCKPVSPLGGNVLTKTDFPSVSSQNKFADPTEGNLIVLLRDFYYGQHIGDGQPEPKTHTVFKCHSCLKVLKNVEFMNHMKHHLELERLRCDSWKYHTTCQHCHRQFPTPFQLQCHIESVHTSQEPCTVCKICELSFEADQILLQHMKDNHKPGEMPYVCQVCSYRSSFFADVDAHFRAYHANTKNLLCPFCLQIFKTEALYICHYRQHWAKSFHQCSKCRLQFLTCKEKREHKTQCHQMFKKPKQLEGLPPETKVVIQVSLEPLQPGLVEVASITVNASDSEPSPPKSKSRRSKKPS, encoded by the coding sequence atggaaccaccatggatgtcatgtgaagaagaacaagagccagaaccacagaaaagtgagggagaaaccaaactagtaaatgatgaagatgctgaactcatcttggttggagtggaacatgtacatgaggatgatgatgtgatctttgttgggatgacctcaaattcaaaaccagtcatttcaaacgtACTGAACAGAGTTaacccaggttcttgttcaaggagaaataggtatggtcacttcaggaaagataatgctcagaaattacagcctgttagtcatgtgactcctacatcagaagcaaagactgtcttgccactttctgtctctgaatcaagatcaacagatagtcctattattattgagcctttgtccaaagcggattctaaaaatatttcaccacaaatagtgcctaatagcttttcagagttatgttctcctttgattaccttcacaagttcattgcagcatccagtagaaacagcagtttctgcaggagatatggataaaagtcctcgtgtatcaaagcgactttccacttctgaaacaaatagcacaagtcccaaaaggcctacactcagtgatggaattataggagaacattctttagctttgtccctttcaggtacttttcatacagtgactactcagcaaagcacaccagacagtgttcataactcattaagccatgttcagagtggagaaccttgtccaacagcttttccaaaggacaatgttcattgcaagcctgtaagtcctttagggggaaatgtattgacaaaaactgactttccaagtgtatcaagtcaaaataagtttgctgatcccacagaaggcaatctgattgtgttacttcgtgacttctactatggacagcatataggagatgggcagccagaaccgaaaactcacacagtctttaaatgccacagctgcttgaaggttctaaaaaatgttgagtttatgaatcacatgaagcaccatttggaacttgagaggctgagatgtgacagctggaaataccacaccacctgccagcactgccaccgccagtttcctacgcccttccagctgcagtgtcacattgaaagtgtccacacttcccaggagccctgcacagtctgtaaaatctgtgaattgtcctttgaggcagatcagattctcttacagcacatgaaagataatcataagcctggtgaaatgccctatgtatgccaggtttgcagttacagatcatcattctttgcagatgtggatgcacatttcagagcataccatgctaacactaagaatttactttgccccttttgtctccaaatttttaaaactgaagcactatacatatgtcattatagacagcactgggcaaagagttttcaccagtgttccaaatgtcggctacaatttttaacttgtaaagagaaaagggagcacaagacccagtgtcatcaaatgtttaagaagcctaagcagctagaaggattacctcctgaaacaaaagttgttattcaggtatcactggaaccccttcaaccaggattggtggaagtagcatccattactgtgaacgcatctgattctgaaccatcaccccccaaatctaaaagtaggaggtcaaaaaaacccagttaa